The Calothrix sp. PCC 7507 DNA segment TTGACTCCGGAAATTGGGACACGCCTTCCAGACAATGCGGCTACTGCGGTGCAGTTGTCAGTAAATGCCCCCTCAACGATTGATCAAAGGTTGGTGGAAGTGCCTTCGCCAATGGTAGGGACGTTTTATCGCGCACCTGCACCAGGGGAGTCACCATTTGTCGAAGTGGGCGATCGCATCCGCAAAGGTCAAACAGTCTGTATCATTGAAGCAATGAAGCTGATGAATGAAATCGAGGCTGATGTATCGGGTCAAGTTATGGAGATTCTGCTCCAAAATGGCGAACCTGTGGAATATAATCAGCCTTTGATGCGAATTAACCCTGATTAAGTATTAATCTATATATGACATGAGTCATTGTTAAATCAGTGAACAGTGAACAGTG contains these protein-coding regions:
- the accB gene encoding acetyl-CoA carboxylase biotin carboxyl carrier protein, with the protein product MPLDFNEIRQLLATIAQTDIAEVTLKSEDFELTVRKAVSFSNHLSVAQAALGGVVGSGLTSVSPIGTQTGLTPEIGTRLPDNAATAVQLSVNAPSTIDQRLVEVPSPMVGTFYRAPAPGESPFVEVGDRIRKGQTVCIIEAMKLMNEIEADVSGQVMEILLQNGEPVEYNQPLMRINPD